A single genomic interval of Candidatus Omnitrophota bacterium harbors:
- a CDS encoding glycerophosphodiester phosphodiesterase family protein: protein MKAVFSDSSSLRRRWIEILVLAITFSAVEIASAVPFREFYQPLQPPRSLQVMAHRGLAAAAPENTIPAIQAAVEAGFEWVEVDVRRTKEGAHILLHDADLDRTTNGSGPVMQKTIKEIKALDAGAWFALRFAGTAIPTLKEVLSYCKDKINLYLDCKNINPELLVREINDAQMEAQVVVFDSPEMLDKINQLSDFSIAVMPSINEKIDAGYWAKRLRPAAVEIHANLLTPEIAKRFQEAGIYVQAQTLGERDVKDVWRACMDMGVDWIQTDYGENILAEYAWRKMGDSPSVKISAHRGANEFAPENTLAAYRKAIDLGVDYIEIDVRKTKDGRLVSLHDGRLNRTTDGEGPVSEKTLEELKPLSAGAWFGLPYAEERIPTLEEICELVRSHHGPKGPVGLYVDLKDPDLHLLVQILKQYGLAEKNVFYGSPDELLPLRQLLPGAQLMPGLGREEDFDKNVQLVKPYALDTSWNILSKAYIERANQAGVLVFSDAMGFNENVESYLHAIEWGITTIQTDRIPRVFRAIELASQSKR, encoded by the coding sequence ATGAAAGCAGTATTCAGCGATTCTTCCTCACTTCGCCGCCGTTGGATCGAAATCCTCGTTCTTGCAATAACTTTCAGCGCGGTGGAAATCGCCAGCGCGGTTCCATTCCGCGAATTTTATCAGCCGTTGCAGCCGCCGCGCTCTTTGCAAGTCATGGCTCATCGCGGACTCGCGGCGGCGGCGCCGGAAAATACTATTCCGGCTATTCAAGCGGCTGTGGAAGCGGGATTTGAATGGGTTGAAGTGGATGTTCGCCGTACAAAAGAAGGCGCGCATATCCTGCTGCACGATGCCGATCTCGATCGCACGACGAACGGCTCCGGACCCGTCATGCAAAAAACGATAAAGGAAATCAAGGCGCTGGACGCGGGCGCTTGGTTTGCTCTTCGGTTCGCTGGAACCGCTATACCTACTCTGAAAGAGGTTTTGTCTTATTGCAAGGATAAAATCAATCTCTATCTGGATTGTAAAAACATCAATCCCGAACTTTTAGTGCGTGAAATTAACGATGCGCAGATGGAAGCGCAAGTCGTTGTGTTCGATTCGCCGGAAATGCTGGATAAGATCAATCAACTTTCCGATTTCTCTATCGCCGTCATGCCCAGCATTAACGAGAAGATCGATGCGGGGTATTGGGCGAAGCGACTCCGTCCCGCCGCTGTAGAGATTCATGCGAACCTTCTCACACCGGAAATCGCAAAGCGGTTTCAAGAAGCTGGAATTTACGTACAAGCGCAAACATTGGGCGAGCGGGACGTCAAAGATGTGTGGCGCGCGTGCATGGATATGGGAGTGGATTGGATTCAAACCGATTATGGCGAGAACATCCTGGCCGAATACGCCTGGCGCAAGATGGGCGATTCGCCGTCCGTAAAAATTTCCGCTCATCGCGGCGCCAACGAGTTCGCGCCGGAAAACACGTTGGCCGCTTACCGCAAGGCGATCGACCTGGGCGTGGATTATATCGAAATCGACGTGCGTAAAACGAAAGATGGGCGCTTGGTTTCCTTGCATGATGGCCGCTTGAACCGCACTACTGACGGCGAGGGACCGGTTTCGGAAAAAACGTTGGAAGAATTGAAGCCGCTTTCCGCCGGAGCGTGGTTTGGCCTTCCTTATGCGGAAGAACGCATACCCACGCTTGAGGAAATTTGCGAATTGGTCCGTTCGCATCATGGACCGAAGGGGCCGGTTGGCTTGTATGTTGACCTTAAAGATCCTGACTTACATTTGTTAGTCCAAATTCTTAAACAATACGGCTTGGCGGAAAAGAATGTCTTCTATGGTTCCCCCGACGAACTTCTGCCGCTGCGCCAGCTGCTGCCCGGCGCGCAATTGATGCCGGGATTGGGGCGGGAGGAAGATTTCGATAAAAATGTACAACTTGTTAAGCCTTATGCGTTGGATACGAGTTGGAATATACTATCAAAAGCTTACATCGAACGGGCTAACCAAGCAGGCGTTCTCGTTTTTTCCGACGCGATGGGATTCAATGAAAATGTAGAATCGTATCTTCACGCCATAGAA